One Odontesthes bonariensis isolate fOdoBon6 chromosome 12, fOdoBon6.hap1, whole genome shotgun sequence genomic window, acgtttttctttattaatcacacatgtatttatgattctatttttaaataaatatccTTATTTCTTAATGTAAATAACTTCTTATTTAGTCTAAAACTTTTACTCTGAGAAGGTCAAGTTTGAGAAATGGTCAGCCTCCCCAGTCCTGTATGTTCTGTGTCAGGAAATAAACTATAGTAACTGACTAGTCAAAGTTCACTGCGCCCTGTGTGAGACGTGCTCTAACTGTACTTTGATGTACAATCAAATTCTGTGACCCAAACAGGAATTTCAATTGttgagacttaaaaaaaaagaatgagaaTAAGTTTTGATGAAGACCTTGCAGATGTGATATCAGTAAATACTACATTTTCAGGACCTAAATTCTGTGACCCATCAGATTCTGTGATGCGTACAAGGTCACATGAAAAGGTAatgaaagcagaagttttgtgtGTTATGTAAATTCATTATCTTCTCTCAACAATTTTCTGACTGACATTGACAAATTCAAGTGTAAGAGGATTTTAATTCCTTAGCCTTCAAGGATGTCCACATTCAACAggtaaatcagaatcagaattatttTATTAACCCCTGCAGGAAATTCCTTTTCTTCAGTGCCCTCGTTTACagaaaagaaatatataaaaaaaagaaaaaaatgaatatatatgtatctatatatatatagatatatatatataatgtaatATAAGTATAGAACCTATTTCTGTTGTTTGTCAAAGTAGCTTGACTCGTATTTTTTGTGAATATCTAAACAGCAAAGTTAGCAATAAACAGTAAAactatttatgtatttttttgtacatCAAAAATTGGAGGCCTACGTCctcttttcattatttttccaATGTGCAGCCTCATGTTTGGCTCTTGGCACATGAACGCATCTCTTTGCAGGGTTTCCTTTGAATCAGTGACATCTTTGAGCAAAATGGAATCAGAATAGATACACAACATAAGTTCTCCAAAAAGTACGGTAAACATCCTCAGAAACATAcaacatatttttgtttttccttcataaGGGACATTATCTAAAGTTCCCAATTCCATTTTCCCTCAGCCTAAATGAATTCATGTTTCGTCGCATTTATTAAGttgatgaaaagaaagaaataatatattattatatattatataatatatatttataaatatttttGTTCCAGAATAATCAAAGTAAACATTCTTTTAAGTTTTCATCCTTTTTAATGACACATGTAATAGCATATTGATaatcaaatcagaaaaaaataaatgaacaatgatGTTGAAAATACTTTGTCTCTATCTGACCACTTACTCTCAGAAAAAGCTCATGTTACTTATTATATGCTTTTTTCTGAGGcgtttttgccttttttctttgcttAGGGTTTGAACACAACAACATTCTCAGTATAGGTTTTCTAATTTCTGGTAACTTTAAGCCATACACAAGAGGGTTCAGAATGGGAGGAATAACAACAAACTCAAGTGACAGAATGACTGCTACAAATggattcagctcctccaggtTAATTCTACTCAGGGCAACATCACAAAACCCAGCAATAGAATAGTTGACAAAAGTAACAATGTGTGGCAAGCAGCTTTGCATGACTTTTCTCTTGAACTCTGAGGAGTGTTTCCTACAAACCAGTAAAATTCTTACATATGTATACAGGACAAAAGCCAGGGGCAAAAAGACTGTAATTATGGTGGCAAACATGCCAACTAAGTTATTGAGCACAGTAGGGACACATGACAATTTTACAACAGGCCAGTTGGCACAGAATACCTTTGGTATCTTGTTGCCACACAGTGGAAGTCTGGAGGCCAGATAAACACAGGTTAAAACAGGAAAAGCTGGATAGATCCACGCTAAGGCAAGCAATTGAGTGACCATCCTGGAGCTCATTTTGTTGTGATAATGTAAAGGTTGGCACACGGCAACATACCGATCATATGCCATTATGCTCAAAATGGTGAGCTCATTTGATGCATAGCTATAGATTACATAAATCTGAGTGAAACATGCTGGTCGTGATATTAAATGAGTATCAGATAGAAGGTCTCTTAGAAATCTAAGAAAAAATCCAGCAGAGCCATACAGAGAGTTAAGCAAGAGACACATGATGAAAATATACATGGGCTCATGTAGACCTTTCTCTCGTGATATTACAACTATGATGACAAGATTGGCAGAGATAATAAAAGCAAACACCAAGAAACATACAACAAAGGTTGGGTAACAGTAATTGCCTATGTTCACAAACATTGTGAGGTTAAAATAAGAGGTATTAGAAATGTTTTTCATTGACGCCATATACAGTGTTAAACTGTCAAATGATTATCTCCAAAACAGTTATGAAATAGTTGCAGCTACTAGTTCTTGATTAGTCACTGGTTTGGATGTTAAGTAAGGCAGTCacaggtatgtgtgtgtggagtCAGACAAGAGAACAGAAAAGATTTTCAAACTGACGAATAAAACAAGATGCAAGTAAGAAACCTGTATTGCAATGAGACCCAAAGACAGCAGAGTTAATTACAGTCTCAGTTGAGTTGAACGTAAAAATTCTGTGGTTGTAAAGTCTCACCGTAGACTCGTGTTGTCTGTGTGTGGTCGGTGGCACAGAAGGTGACCACTGAGGA contains:
- the LOC142395945 gene encoding olfactory receptor 4B13-like — protein: MKNISNTSYFNLTMFVNIGNYCYPTFVVCFLVFAFIISANLVIIVVISREKGLHEPMYIFIMCLLLNSLYGSAGFFLRFLRDLLSDTHLISRPACFTQIYVIYSYASNELTILSIMAYDRYVAVCQPLHYHNKMSSRMVTQLLALAWIYPAFPVLTCVYLASRLPLCGNKIPKVFCANWPVVKLSCVPTVLNNLVGMFATIITVFLPLAFVLYTYVRILLVCRKHSSEFKRKVMQSCLPHIVTFVNYSIAGFCDVALSRINLEELNPFVAVILSLEFVVIPPILNPLVYGLKLPEIRKPILRMLLCSNPKQRKKAKTPQKKAYNK